From the genome of Tachypleus tridentatus isolate NWPU-2018 chromosome 6, ASM421037v1, whole genome shotgun sequence:
TAATGGAAAGTTGTACAACCTGACTTGTCctgtagtaaaaacaaaaactaggaCTGTCATCATTCAGGATCTGCTGTTTGCTGACGATGCTGCTTTGACTGCTCACTAGGGGAGTCATCTTCAGACCCTGATTAACAACTTGGCAGAAACGTGCCAAATGTTTGGTCtcattatcaaataaaaaagacCAACATCATGAACTTGGATGTTCTTTATAGGGAAGAATATGGCGGAAGCTGTcgaaaatttcatttatttgagATTCCACATCAGCAAAAATCTGTCCCTTGATACAGGAAGCATCACACGAATTGGCAAGACATCAACCGCCAAGAGATAACTTCACAAACGTGTGCAGTAAAACAACAAATTGACAATCAATACCAAAATGAAATTGTAGAAGGCCTCTGTACTCAGCTTTTCACATCTGGATCCTCGAAATAACATGACttaataaaaacagtgatgttcTAGAATGAACCAATATCCAAAGCATCTTCTCATTATTGAGTCAAGGACGATTTAAATGGCTTGGACATTAAGGTGCATGAAAGATGGAAGAATCCGCAAAGTCACCCTGTATGGGGAGATGGTAACAGGTAAAAGATCAACTGGATAATCCCATCTACACTATAAAGACACttccaaaaataatataaaacatttaaaatttgtgttGATGACTTGGAAAAAGTGGAAAATTACAGTGCTTGGAAAATCATAGAGCTCAGCAAGCACAATAAAAAAGGACCATCCGAAAGAATTCAGCATAACAACTTTCATTCTCAACAACACCCTTTACTTGTTCAAATTCAACAGAGTATGCTTGTCCCAAACGGGGTTATACAGCTATACAAAAAGTACTTAAAGAATAAGCCTGTTTTTAGTGTCTATTCTAAAATCTTCTTAAGCTTAACAGATGTATACTACTACTATTAGTAGTACTATTACAGAAAGATTATAAAATACTTTGCAGAAAGGTATTAGAATGGttgtaatgataaataaaaaaaatacaataacgaATAAACagcagaataaatatatttaaaatactggaAAATGCTAGGATTAAACCATCCACACCACTTTTTGCGCCTGCTcaataattccaaaataaaacacaatttactaTAAAGTATGAAAAACTATTTGGTCTACACCAGTTACCACTACCATTGATCCATCTATAAACTACAGGACTTTCCTGAACTACTCCAGTCCTGTCACCACCAAATCCAGTTCCACAAATTAGATAGCAAATTCAACATCTGTCAAACAAAAAAAGAGGATATTGTGAAGGAAAAGTACCTGGAAGGCATATCAGACCAAGTTTGAAGTAAATTAAAGAGTCAACAAGTTGAAAAGTGATTAAGTTCTTCCTTTTGCTGCTCACTTAAAATAACTAGTTTTAATGAAGTTAAGTAACCTTCCAGCTAAGAACCTTAACAACTATTAACCATTGGTAGCTTCCTTATCCAACAGGTTTAAAATGGTATGCCAAAGGAAATAACCAGATAAGCATTACAAAACAAAAGATGCAAGAAAATTGAGACCTTAGTTATCTTATGTCCAGTTTCACTCCTCTGGTTCCAAATCACCAAATTGGGTGGTCTTAAAAGGGTGTTACCTGACCTCAATAATACTTCCATGTGCTTGTGCTCTATTAATGGTAATTCCAACCAATCAAATAAAATCTATCTATAAAAACACATGTCCACTGTTTTAGATATGACACAATCCACCTATtcacttaatttgttttaaagcaacttatactaaaaatgaatttataataaactCCTTTATAAATAGgatgtttatgaaaaataaaaaatataataataaaaggtttttaatCTAGTTTCTTCGTCCTCATAGATACTATTTGTAAACAGTCAGTAATACTGCAGgttaatttcatttcttttctcACTTCACGCGATTAGAACCATATTTTAGTcttgtattctgtaatatatcaAATTATCGTTATCCCTTCTAACCTGATGAGGACCTAAGCAGAAGGTCGTAACGTTGCAtggccatttttatatataaatgtgtatttctTCGTAATAAACATTAGAGAGGTTAGAAATATTGAACTACAGTATTCTTGTGATTACAGTAGTTCTCACTTTTctcataaaactacaaaatatgttttattataaatcttcAATTCAGATATGATCcacaaaacagttttacttttatggTTTATATTCTTTGGATAGTACTTTTTCCAGTTCCAAAGATTAGTCTAATTACTCAGAACAGGGAATTCATTTTTCATTTGCATCAACAAGTCGAAAATATTACGTATTCCTTTCTGACGTGTAAAAGATTAAACAGATTTGATACATCAAACATTATCTTATTAAAAGCCgttaattcataaaacaaaataaacgttaCAATTCAGaagcattttatataaaaaatctaCCCAGCAAACTCTaaaagtttttactttcaatCAAAGAGATTTCTGAAGTTTAGTggtgttcatttatattttgttgtaaggTATTCTGCTTAGTTAGAAGATTTATCTTGTCTTTtaaaagtagagaaacaaattatCTGTATCTCTACTTTTTTCATGAAATTGAATTTGTGGTTTATACAGTGATTTACGCTTAGATActggtttaaattaaaatgaaccATATCCGATAGGCAGTTTTGCTAACATTTGCTTCTGGTTTAAAACCATTGCTATTTTACGATGTAtataaaggaaaaagaaaaatcaatttgCACAAACAACTTTTCATAACTTTATAATACAAACCTATTgataaagtatttcaaaattcaataaaatccTAATTATTGTATTCTGGTTTATTCGTCATCTTGTGAAACAAAGTATGACAGCAAGCAAATAgaaattttctctttaaatactAATGATTGTGTGcgttttattatatcaatttttagTATCCAAATCAGCAAGTTCTATAACAACCACAACTCTAGAACTAAATGTGTCAGAACTATATTACATTGCTGTTTTGTAAATAATGCGTTGCTGGTGATAAATAATCGCTTTACAGAAAGGCATGTAACAACACTTTCCAtcgcaaaatattcatactctGATGTCACAATAGTGTGTTTATAGCTgatatttagaattttcaaaaattgaaTATCTCTGATACGTAATGAcattgtaaagaaagaaatatgtatCATCTTGGGGTTGAGGATTATCCTGCATCAACCCATAACCTTGTTGTGAAAAGGAAATTGTGGTGCCTTGTAATGGGTGAAAATTCACGTACACAGAGGTCTGACATCTTAATTTAGTGGTAGGGTATTGAGACATAATACTTTTATTGGTCTGTTTCTTCCTCTACATGTCAGTCCGAAGCAACAACAATGTGTATCTAATTTGTAAATCATACTTCAATCTTTTTCAgtatgtgttaaaaaaaaaaacccagaaGAGCAGTCATCAcatacaagaaaacaacaaaaacacttgaATAAAAACCGCAACAAATGATCAAAATCAAACTTATtcattactgaaaaaaaagtcATGACAGTAATATTGGTGGATCAAAATTAAgccatttttatgttaaaattggAAATAAAGTTCATAAAAATCGAACCGCGTGATCTCTCttgtttatataatgttctgATAATATTTTTGTTGGCCTTAAACCAATGCAATGTTAAACTTGCGAATAATTCAGTATtccttccaaaataaaaaaaaaagtattttattggtataataattttgtttctcatgATTCATTACTCTTTTGCTTATAACTTTTTGCGTTCAATTTCAtgatacatgtatttttatttttattcgaaATATGGAAATCTTTAAGtctgttttgtttgaagttatgcacaaagctacataatgggctatctgtgttctacctaccacgggtatcgaaaatcggtttttagcgttgtatgtttgcagacatatcgttgtgccactggcTTAAACTGAAgatatttcttttgtgtgtgtgatatgAATCACGTGCTAAACACCTGGGATAAGTTGACGTGACAGTACCAATGTGGAAACAAAAACCTCAAACTACATGGGGAGGACAGAACCCGTTTGTAACTGGCAACTGATATTTTACCTTATTGAAAATATAACCTTACTATGTGTAAAATTCAGAACTACCTAAAAGCTCATGATATTGCGTCTTTTGTGTTTAGAACAAAGagaaaattagtttgtttctttgttcttttcatTTAATTTGGTGTGTCataaattctaataattttcaATAGTATCAACCATTTGATCGACATGACTAATAACAAAACTATAGAAGAGAACTGATATTataaacaagcagttatcttaagtttttttgaaataaaaattattgggAAAATTTATGAGTAACTCTAGTAACACTTTCTAACGAAGGCAATCGTGCAATGACGTTCAATAAGAATGTGCGTTCAAAATATGTGATGCAGTCATACCAACATTGTCattatttttgtaagaaaattatagTAGGTAAGAAATTCCACATAGCAATGACCTGAGTAATTCTGTAGACGGCTTCAGTTGATcatggtatagagtttggtattcaatatatatttcgtatttaaatatatgtataacaggAAGATGAACACTATCCGAATGCAAAATCAAAAATAGATAACCTATAAATCTCTCTTGCTGTGAGGAAATACGAAGATGTAAATATAATACTCACCAAACTATATTCGTTATTACTTCATACATTTGCCGAATCTATAtgcataattttattacttttacttactTTGATATGTTCTAAATTCGAATAATTTCCTGTAGAATCAAACACTTATTCAAGATGTCTCACAACAAAATAATAACGTTAGAACTGTTGCTGTGgttataaaagaaaactgataCTGACAACACACAGTGAAATTAAACCAttatttatctttagttttaCCCAGCGATTCTGGCTCACAAATGGTTTAGATTTTATGATACGTTTTAACTTAAAATCTTATATTCCATTTTTCAAGAAGTCTATTAACATTCTCGGAAATTTTAGGATTGATAACAGATATGTTAGGGTTAGCGTCTTTTAACCGATTTCCTGCTTCTTTCACGCATACCTTCTTCGTCATATTGTTAGAAACTTGTTCAAATTGGTAGACCGTAGCCAATGAAAcaggaacaaaatatgttttatcctTTCGAAACTGGCTGATTGTTCTCTCTCCACACAGTACATAGTTTAAGGTTGATAAAAGGGTGAAGTATCGGGAGCTATTTGTAACTACATCTGAGGAGAGCATGGTAGGAGATGATAGCATTGTAGTCAGAGCAACATTTCTTGTTTTAGAAGGAAATGCATCATTTATACATGGTGTAGCCGTCCGAAAAACAACTTTTTCACAACATCTAGGGCCTAACCTAGACTTTTGGCTTGCAAGAAGATCTTGAAGCTTAAAGTGACGTTTTATAGCCAAAAGTTCGTTAATTCTTATATAACCTGCGTATTCGTATAATCCCATTTTCCTGTACATACAGTCTTGAATTGCTAGAGCCTGATTCTCTCTCAGATTTGATTTTAAAGAACGTTTCCAAATAGAAACAAACGGCAGGAGTTCCACAGAGAAAGCTTCGTTCTTCAAACTGAACAAAAAATTTCGAACCATTTCTGACATTCCACCAtcgtagaaaacaaaatattttataccgaTAGTTGAGTAGTACGCTATATATTCTGCTAAGTTAAACAGTTTATTGAAACCTTCTGTTAAGATCGGCACGCACAAAACAGTTCTGTTTCTAATGTCAAGTTTTGTTGACATGGCTCTTACCTTCAT
Proteins encoded in this window:
- the LOC143253608 gene encoding uncharacterized protein LOC143253608, whose product is MKAMTMTSYDVFNRGRICIIVIGIIILVEIFSSYILQYEKQNPRQELATPPSKLTVLSREELKVNLPEDHPQDYWFDHWQQVSHDIYVYSAFWDNRSVPLVRILAKVDSSYELNSFQCLFDFGNITRVSVSRPHAYHKFPKNCNDEGSVELHCVPKVFIKPIYVAIWSGFARQPLKWMKVRAMSTKLDIRNRTVLCVPILTEGFNKLFNLAEYIAYYSTIGIKYFVFYDGGMSEMVRNFLFSLKNEAFSVELLPFVSIWKRSLKSNLRENQALAIQDCMYRKMGLYEYAGYIRINELLAIKRHFKLQDLLASQKSRLGPRCCEKVVFRTATPCINDAFPSKTRNVALTTMLSSPTMLSSDVVTNSSRYFTLLSTLNYVLCGERTISQFRKDKTYFVPVSLATVYQFEQVSNNMTKKVCVKEAGNRLKDANPNISVINPKISENVNRLLEKWNIRF